The DNA region GGAATCTGCGCCGATTCGTCGAGACCGGCGGCATGCCGAGCTCGCACGCCGCCTCGGTTTGCGCGCTCTCGACCTGGGTCGCACTTCACCACGGCGTGACGAGTACGCTGTTCGGCGTGACCTTATATTTCAGTGCGATCGTCATGTATGATGCCGCCGGTCTGCGGCGTGCCGCGGGGCGCCAGGCGGCGATCATCAACCGCCTGATGGAAGAGCACTTCGAGCACTCGGAACGCGAGGCTCAGCGCCTGATGGAGCTGCTC from Candidatus Eisenbacteria bacterium includes:
- a CDS encoding divergent PAP2 family protein; its protein translation is MPVTEDPPRSGGPTEAFWLALSVGFLVQGWKGFAHYARHRRWNLRRFVETGGMPSSHAASVCALSTWVALHHGVTSTLFGVTLYFSAIVMYDAAGLRRAAGRQAAIINRLMEEHFEHSEREAQRLMELLGHTPFEVLIGGLLGVTFALMWDWIR